A single Aspergillus puulaauensis MK2 DNA, chromosome 7, nearly complete sequence DNA region contains:
- a CDS encoding putative G-patch domain protein (COG:S;~EggNog:ENOG410PNZ1;~InterPro:IPR000467,IPR039146;~PFAM:PF01585;~go_function: GO:0003676 - nucleic acid binding [Evidence IEA]), which yields MSNYEDEDYFLPLEDQRVFGAGITRKRVPFVRSSNHELSTLTSSAPSTPSNAGASIANTYLSIVMPKSSSSASGPDSAATSESRSITAGEPSSDTNDRSHSAPPPPTSNTTCEVCKLPLAPSETEARKPHESSIAHQVCLAHSHPPSHLDRTRHGLRYLESYGWDPDSRLGLGASGREGIREPLKGKLKADTVGLGAAVPSPESMDKKKQDKVQKLDAKQVRKGHMEARKKREKLQEMFYQDEDVLRYLGGA from the coding sequence ATGTCAAACTACGAAGATGAGGACTACTTCCTCCCACTCGAAGACCAGCGTGTCTTCGGCGCAGGCATAACCCGCAAACGTGTCCCCTTCGTGCGATCCTCAAATCATGAACTCTCAACACTCACATCGTCAGCGCCTAGCACCCCGTCGAACGCGGGGGCTAGTATAGCGAATACATATCTCTCGATCGTTATGCCAAAgtcgtcatcctcagctTCGGGTCCAGACTCGGCTGCGACCTCAGAGTCGCGATCTATAACAGCAGGGGAACCCAGCTCCGACACAAACGACCGCAGCCACTccgcccctcctccgcccacgTCAAATACAACCTGTGAAGTCTGCAAACTCCCGCTGGCTCCCTCCGAAACAGAAGCTCGTAAACCTCATGAATCCTCTATCGCGCACCAAGTCTGTCTCGCTCATTCTCATCCGCCCTCTCACCTTGACCGTACTCGGCATGGACTCCGCTACCTAGAGTCTTATGGCTGGGATCCAGATAGCCGACTAGGCCTTGGCGCTTCTGGAAGAGAGGGAATTCGAGAGCCCTTGAAGGGGAAATTAAAGGCCGATACGGTGGGGCTTGGAGCCGCTGTGCCTTCGCCGGAGTCCATGGATAAGAAAAAGCAGGACAAAGTTCAAAAGTTGGATGCGAAGCAGGTGAGGAAGGGTCATATGGAGGCacggaagaagagagaaaaactACAAGAGATGTTTTATCAGGATGAAGATGTGTTGAGGTATCTTGGCGGGGCTTGA
- a CDS encoding putative oxidoreductase (COG:Q;~EggNog:ENOG410PGQ1;~InterPro:IPR036291,IPR002347;~PFAM:PF00106;~TransMembrane:3 (o19-40i249-268o299-322i);~go_process: GO:0055114 - oxidation-reduction process [Evidence IEA]) translates to MPIPIITQGIVEGLSSIPYSYTILKVLPFILIIAALKYYFGGARNDSERVMHSKVVMVTGGTSGIGASVVYELASRGAQIILLTQHSQSDIFLIDYIEDLRKSTGNQLIYAEQVDLSSLHSIRTFATKWIDNVPPRRLDMLILCANTANPTPSKPRVTMDGINEEWQVNYLANFHLLSILSPALRVQPPHRDVRVIMTTCSSYIGAPKLDFSQLDEDTIPIHKQTTNKRTPASKRMAPKQKRQPQKQNIFSLSKLSVMIFAISFQKHLNAFKRPDGQPPSARVVLVDPGHSRTPGTRRWLSSGSLVGLLAYLVTWPIWWLILKSPQQGAQTILYAAMEAKYGRGTGGWMLKECQEVDFARKEVEDEEVGKKLWEASEKQIEEREKEGAVLRALQKKVEEENEKAKAQTQAQKPAASGAKEQKAGSRRSRKGNGNK, encoded by the exons ATGCCCATCCCCATAATCACGCAGGGCATCGTCGAGGGTTTATCCTCCATCCCGTATTCGTACACCATTCTCAAGGTCTTGCCATTCATCCTCATTATTGCAGCCTTGAAGTATTACTTCGGTGGTGCGCGCAATGACTCCGAACGGGTGATGCACTCCAAGGTCGTGATGGTGACG GGAGGCACCTCTGGGATTGGAGCCAGCGTCGTCTACGAGCTCGCATCCCGCGGCGCCCaaatcatcctcctcacccaacATTCCCAATCGGACATATTCCTCATCGACTATATCGAAGACCTGAGAAAGTCAACAGGAAACCAACTTATATATGCGGAGCAGGTCGACCTTTCATCTCTCCATTCCATTCGAACCTTTGCAACAAAATGGATCGATAATGTCCCGCCCCGCCGACTCGACATGCTTATCCTTTGTGCGAACACGGCGAATCCCACCCCTTCCAAGCCAAGGGTCACAATGGACGGAATAAACGAGGAATGGCAGGTCAATTACCTCGCGAACTTCCATCTACTCAGCATCCTCAGCCCAGCGCTCCGAGTTCAGCCACCCCACCGAGACGTCCGCGTGATAATGACAACGTGTTCAAGCTACATCGGAGCACCGAAACTAGATTTTTCCCAGCTGGACGAAGATACCATCCCGATCCACAAACAAACGACTAACAAGCGTACCCCCGCTTCAAAAAGGATGGCCCCCAAACAGAAACGCCAGCCTCAGAAACAAAACATCTTCAGTCTAAGCAAACTCTCCGTCATGATCTTCGCTATCTCTTTCCAAAAGCACCTCAATGCCTTCAAACGCCCCGATGGCCAACCACCCTCTGCCCGCGTGGTTCTCGTTGACCCAGGTCATTCCCGCACACCCGGAACCCGCCGCTGGCTCTCTAGCGGCTCTCTCGTGGGCCTACTCGCATATCTCGTTACTTGGCCAATATGGTGGCTTATTCTCAAGTCCCCGCAACAAGGGGCTCAAACCATCCTGTACGCAGCGATGGAGGCGAAATACGGTCGTGGAACTGGTGGGTGGATGCTGAAAGAGTGTCAGGAGGTAGACTTCGCTAggaaggaagttgaggatgaggaagttggtAAGAAGTTGTGGGAGGCTAGTGAGAAACAGAtcgaggagagggagaaggagggagcTGTGTTGCGGGCTTTGCAGAAGAAAGTAGAGGAGGAAAATGAAAAGGCGAAGG